CGCCAGTTCGGTTGGGGCAGAACGAGATAAAATAATTCCGCAACCTAGTTTTGCTGTTTTAACGAGAATTTCCGAAGAGATGCGCCCACTAAAAATAATCGCTTTATTTTCGGTCGCTGTCCCGTCTTGCAAGGCCCGGCCGTATATTTTATCTAGTGCATTATGACGTCCGATGTCCATTCTGCTGTAGATAATTTCTGCTGAACTACATAGGGCTGCATTGTGCACGCCACCTGTTTGATGAAAGGTTGCGGAATTTTGTTCGAATTTTTCCATTAAGCGGAAAATCGTGTTAGTTGTTAGTTGCAAGCTTCCGTTTTGCTTCACGTTGACGAGTGATGCGTCTGATTGGAAGTAGAAATTTTCCCGCGACTTGCCGCAACACGAGGTGATGTAACGCTTGCCGCGATACTTGGCATTGAATTTATTCACAAAATTAGCGCTAACCTTGGCGTGTCCAGTCGCTTCGATGATATCCACGGAATCGATGTCACCTGGTCCGCGAATGATGCCTTCCGAGGTCAGAAAGCCTACAACTAAATCTTCCAGATATTCTGGCGTGCAGACGATGGTCACGAGTTCTTGGTCGTTGACGTAGATAGTTAGCGGATACTCGGTCGCAACACTTGATTCGATTTCTTGAAAAGTGCCCGCTTCAAAACGACGGATTTTTTGGTGCGAAACGATATCCATCAAAAACCACTCCTCTCTAAACTGAAACAGCGACACATCTTAGTCTCGCTGTTTCGGCTACTTATTTTAATGTTTGCCCAACTTCTTTTAAAAAGGTTATGCCGTACCGGAGAGCGCGATTGATATCGGGGTCTTTTAATGCCTTCATCATCGCTAACATGCCCATGATTTCCTCTTTTTTCGCGCTTTCCTCTGCTTTTTTCGCAGCATTTTTTAAATTAGCTATCATTTCCTCGGTTTGCTCTGGTTTGGTATCGGTCAATAGCTTACTTGAAATCATTATGTTATTAATCGCATTCGTCATCGGCTCCTTACGCCACTCATTCAAAAATGTCTTTGTAATGTCTCCGCGTGCCTTTATAGCGCTATTCAACGCCTCAAGTGCCCCCGATTCCTGCAGTAACTTTACCGTTTCTACTATCTCTACAAAACCAGAATCTTGTTCAGCAATATCCGCTTTCATTTGTTCTAAACGTTCTTGTTCCAATTCTTCCGGGGTCTTTTTTGTATCACGAATCGTTGAAATTGGTTCTGCCATCAGTGATTCCTCCCTTTCCCACCACACCCGCAATTACCACCACAGGCGCAGTTCACTTTAGAAATCGGTTGATAATCTTCTCTTGACCATTTGCGCTCTACCTCAGCCCCGTTTTGCGGGAACCTTTTACGATTACGCGGATTATGGTCTGGAAGTGGGTTTTTCCCTGTTTTTTCAAGTACAGTGAGGTTCACTTTTGTTTGTTTATATGCCGGTGTTTTCGTCCGAACATCTCCCGCGCTTGAAGTCAGTAAGTTGACCGCGGTTTCGCTACTCACAGAATGCATTGGCACATAGACCTCATTCCCTTTCATCCGCTCAGTCACAACGGCACGAAGCTTGATGCGGCCATATGGCGAACTTAGACGAACGAGCGAACCACTTTCCAAATCGCGTTCCTTCGCTAATTCATGTGACACTTCCACAAACACTTCAGGTAATTTATAATCCAGCCCTTTCGATTTATCAGTCAAATTTCCCTCGTGGAATTGCTCCAATAAACGCCCATTATTCAACGTTAAATTATATTCTTCCGGGAAAGTAATCGGGGCAATATACGGTAACGTCGAAAATTGCGCTTTGCCATCCGGGAAATTAAATCTTTCTTCGTAAAGTAACGGCATATCCTTCCCATCCGCGCTCACTGGCCACACCAGGCTATTAAATCCTTGCATCCGGTCATAACGAACCCCTGCAAAAAATGGCGCCAAACTAGCAATTTCGTCCATAATTTCGCTCGGATGATCGTAATTCCAATCTGTTCTTCCGCATGCTCTTGCTACTTCTTGAATAATCCACCAGTCCGGCTTCGAGTCCCCAAGCGGCTCTAGCACTTCATAAAGTCTTTGCACGCGACGTTCTGTATTGGTAAATGTCCCTTCTTTTTCAAGAGAAGGCGCTGCCGGGAAAACAACATCAGCAAACTGCGCCGTTTTTGATAAAAATACATCTTGAACCACAAAGAAATCAAGGCTAGCGAGGATTTCTTGCACATGGTTCGAGTTAGAATCCACCCAAGCCATTTCCTCACCAATCACATACATAGAATGGAGCGTTCCTGCCTCAATAGCATCAAGCATTTCATTGTTTTTCAGCCCTGGTTCTGGTGAAATCGACACGCCATAAGCTTCTTCAAAACGAGCGCGAACTTCATCATTTCCAAGTGGCTGAATTCCTGGTAGAACATTTGGTAGTGAGCCCATATCGCAAGCGCCTTGTACATTATTATGCCCTCTAAGCGGATATGCA
The sequence above is drawn from the Listeria monocytogenes genome and encodes:
- the fdhD gene encoding formate dehydrogenase accessory sulfurtransferase FdhD, which encodes MDIVSHQKIRRFEAGTFQEIESSVATEYPLTIYVNDQELVTIVCTPEYLEDLVVGFLTSEGIIRGPGDIDSVDIIEATGHAKVSANFVNKFNAKYRGKRYITSCCGKSRENFYFQSDASLVNVKQNGSLQLTTNTIFRLMEKFEQNSATFHQTGGVHNAALCSSAEIIYSRMDIGRHNALDKIYGRALQDGTATENKAIIFSGRISSEILVKTAKLGCGIILSRSAPTELAINMAEELNITTVGFIRGDRLNVYSGFERIT
- a CDS encoding DUF1641 domain-containing protein, with amino-acid sequence MAEPISTIRDTKKTPEELEQERLEQMKADIAEQDSGFVEIVETVKLLQESGALEALNSAIKARGDITKTFLNEWRKEPMTNAINNIMISSKLLTDTKPEQTEEMIANLKNAAKKAEESAKKEEIMGMLAMMKALKDPDINRALRYGITFLKEVGQTLK